From a single Rhizobium lusitanum genomic region:
- the ung gene encoding uracil-DNA glycosylase, which translates to MAEAGIKLEESWKEALSPEFDSPYMHELKSFLVEEKQRGKVIFPRGSEYFRALDLTPLDEVQVVILGQDPYHGAGQAHGLCFSVRPGVRIPPSLVNIYKELEADLGIPPARHGFLESWAKQGVLLLNSVLTVEESQAASHQGKGWERFTDAVIRQVNDECDGVVFMLWGSYAQKKAAFVDTERHLVLKSVHPSPLSAHNGFLGCRHFSKANAYLEEHGREPIEWALPSDPGGQ; encoded by the coding sequence ATGGCGGAAGCGGGTATCAAGCTGGAAGAGAGCTGGAAGGAGGCGCTGTCGCCGGAATTCGACAGCCCTTATATGCATGAGCTCAAATCTTTTCTCGTCGAGGAAAAACAGCGCGGCAAGGTGATTTTTCCGCGCGGCAGCGAGTATTTCCGGGCGCTGGACCTGACGCCGCTGGATGAGGTGCAGGTCGTCATCCTCGGGCAAGATCCCTATCACGGCGCCGGCCAGGCGCATGGGCTCTGCTTCAGCGTCCGCCCCGGCGTGCGCATCCCGCCCTCATTGGTCAATATCTACAAGGAGCTGGAGGCCGATCTTGGTATTCCGCCGGCGCGTCATGGTTTTCTCGAAAGCTGGGCGAAACAGGGCGTGTTGCTGCTGAACAGCGTGCTCACCGTCGAGGAATCGCAAGCCGCCTCGCATCAGGGCAAGGGCTGGGAGCGCTTCACCGACGCCGTCATCCGCCAGGTCAACGACGAATGCGATGGCGTCGTCTTCATGCTCTGGGGCTCCTACGCGCAGAAGAAGGCCGCTTTCGTCGATACGGAGCGGCATCTGGTGCTGAAATCCGTGCATCCGTCGCCGCTCTCCGCCCATAACGGTTTCCTCGGCTGCCGACATTTCTCCAAGGCCAATGCCTATCTGGAAGAACATGGCCGGGAGCCGATTGAATGGGCTTTGCCGAGTGATCCGGGCGGTCAGTGA
- a CDS encoding FAD-dependent monooxygenase, whose protein sequence is MADLFKIYDVVIAGAGPVGLFLACELRLADLSVLVLEEAEDPHSPLKRLPFGMRGLSAPTIEAFYRRGLLDDIAKPQRTKDQPADGSASTTPHWMQQPRRPGGHFAGIQFYLDNVDTSKWPYRLPSPAGTSMAVEMEYLETVLAARAIAMGVEIRRGLGVESLDQSGEGVTIRAGGEAFRGRWLVGCDGGRSTVRKAAGFAFVGTDPEFTGYSVDVEMADPDKLRLGRHYTPTGMYTYQKPGTIAMVDFDGGAFHRAQPMTLEHVQTVLRHISGTDVTLTALRLATTWTDRAYQATAYRNGRVLLAGDAAHIHSPLGGQGLNLGLGDAMNLGWKLAATIHGNAPADLLDSYVSERHPVGAQVLDWSRAQVALMRPSRSSRALEAIIRDLIDTRDGATYFAERVWGVSLRYDLGGSHPLVGRSAPDFELADGTKLGDHLRNGKGLLLDFETDTPLQALASRWNGRIVYLASDAEDRLGLSAVLVRPDGIVAWVDEGVPNQEEVAQATSRWFGEAEKL, encoded by the coding sequence ATGGCCGATCTGTTTAAAATTTATGATGTTGTGATTGCTGGTGCAGGCCCTGTCGGCTTGTTTCTCGCCTGTGAGTTGCGCCTCGCTGACCTCTCGGTCTTGGTGCTGGAAGAAGCCGAAGACCCGCATTCGCCCTTGAAGCGGCTCCCGTTTGGCATGCGCGGCCTTTCCGCGCCCACCATCGAAGCCTTTTACCGCCGCGGGTTGCTGGACGACATCGCGAAACCGCAGCGCACGAAAGATCAACCGGCCGACGGCAGTGCTTCGACCACCCCGCATTGGATGCAACAGCCGCGCCGCCCGGGCGGTCATTTCGCAGGCATTCAGTTCTATTTGGACAACGTCGATACCTCGAAATGGCCGTATCGCCTGCCAAGTCCGGCCGGCACCAGCATGGCGGTCGAGATGGAATATCTCGAAACCGTCCTGGCCGCTCGTGCAATCGCGATGGGCGTCGAGATCAGGCGCGGCCTTGGCGTCGAGAGCCTCGACCAGTCGGGCGAAGGGGTGACCATTCGCGCCGGTGGTGAGGCTTTTCGCGGACGCTGGCTCGTCGGCTGCGATGGCGGCCGCAGCACGGTGCGCAAGGCGGCGGGATTTGCATTCGTCGGCACCGATCCCGAGTTCACCGGCTATTCCGTCGACGTCGAGATGGCCGACCCTGACAAGCTCCGCTTGGGCCGTCACTATACGCCGACGGGTATGTATACCTACCAAAAGCCGGGGACCATCGCGATGGTCGATTTCGACGGGGGTGCTTTCCACCGGGCACAGCCGATGACGCTCGAACATGTGCAGACTGTATTGCGCCATATCTCCGGCACCGACGTCACACTGACGGCCCTCCGGCTTGCGACTACCTGGACGGATCGCGCCTACCAGGCAACGGCTTATCGCAACGGGCGGGTGCTGCTCGCCGGCGATGCCGCCCACATCCACTCTCCCCTGGGCGGTCAGGGGCTTAACCTCGGACTTGGCGACGCAATGAACCTGGGATGGAAGCTGGCTGCGACGATCCACGGTAACGCGCCAGCCGATCTGCTTGATAGCTACGTCAGCGAACGTCATCCGGTCGGAGCGCAGGTTCTCGACTGGTCGCGCGCCCAGGTGGCGCTCATGCGGCCGAGCAGGAGTTCGCGCGCGCTCGAAGCCATTATTCGTGATCTCATCGACACACGCGACGGCGCGACCTATTTCGCCGAGCGCGTCTGGGGTGTGTCTCTCCGCTATGATCTTGGAGGTAGTCACCCGCTCGTCGGCCGCAGCGCTCCCGATTTCGAGCTGGCTGACGGGACGAAGCTCGGTGATCACCTCCGAAACGGGAAAGGCCTCTTGCTGGACTTTGAGACGGATACACCGCTTCAAGCACTGGCGAGCCGTTGGAATGGTCGGATCGTCTATCTCGCAAGCGATGCCGAGGACAGGCTTGGCTTGAGCGCCGTGCTCGTGCGCCCCGACGGCATCGTCGCCTGGGTCGATGAGGGTGTTCCTAACCAGGAGGAGGTTGCGCAAGCCACGTCACGATGGTTCGGCGAAGCCGAAAAACTGTGA
- a CDS encoding GcvT family protein gives MKELPKTAKAVVIGGGIIGCSTAYHLAKLGLTDTVLLERKKLTSGTTFHAAGLVGQLRTSANITQMLGYSVDLYKRLEAETGLATGWKMNGGLRLACNEERWTEVKRQATTAQSFGLQMHLLTPQEAFDLWPLMDIDDLVGAAFLPTDGQANPSDITQALAKGARMAGVSIFEDTEVLDLEIDKGRIRAVITDRGRIECERVVVCAGQWTRAFAARFGVNVPLVSVEHQYLITESFGVPSNLPTLRDPDRLTYYKEEVGGLVMGGYEPNPVPWAIDGIPNDFHYTLLDSNFDHFEQIMEQALARVPGLQTAGVKQLLNGPESFTPDGNFILGEAPELKNFFVGAGFNAFGIASAGGAGMALAEWVAKGEPPYDLWPVDIRRFGRPHFDTDWVRTRTLEAYGKHYTMAWPFEEYSSGRPCRKSPLYDRLKAQGACFGEKLGWERPNWFADLFTGEEPNDVYTYGRQNWFDAVGREHKAVREAAVIFDQTSFAKFVLKGRDAEAAISWIASNDVAKPVGALTYTQMLNDRGGIECDVTVARVAENEFYITTGTGFATHDFDWIARNIPAEMHAELVDVTSAYSVLSLMGPHSRAVLEAVTSADVSNTAFPFGRVKTIGIDGCPVRALRITYVGELGYELHVPVEYATTVYDTLMAAGRDHGLVNAGYRAIESCRLEKGYRAWGSDIGPDHTPVEAGLAWAVKMKKGTAFRGRAAIERQLASGIKKMLACFVPDDPEMVLLGRETIYRDGQRVGWLSSGGYGYTIGKPIGYGYVRDPNGVTEDFVLGGRYELDVAQRRVPCQVSLKPLYDPQMARIKG, from the coding sequence ATGAAGGAACTGCCCAAAACAGCCAAGGCGGTCGTCATCGGCGGCGGCATTATCGGCTGCTCGACGGCCTATCACCTCGCCAAGCTTGGGCTGACCGACACGGTTCTGCTGGAGCGCAAGAAGCTGACCTCGGGCACGACATTCCACGCCGCCGGCCTCGTCGGGCAGTTGCGCACCAGCGCCAATATCACGCAGATGCTCGGCTATTCCGTCGATCTCTACAAGAGGCTGGAGGCCGAGACGGGTCTTGCCACCGGCTGGAAGATGAATGGTGGCCTGCGCCTTGCCTGCAATGAGGAGCGCTGGACGGAGGTCAAGCGTCAGGCGACGACGGCGCAATCCTTCGGGCTGCAGATGCACCTGCTGACGCCACAGGAAGCCTTCGATCTCTGGCCGCTGATGGACATAGACGATCTGGTCGGCGCGGCCTTTCTGCCGACCGACGGACAGGCCAATCCCTCCGATATTACCCAGGCGCTGGCGAAGGGCGCCCGCATGGCTGGCGTTTCGATTTTCGAGGATACCGAAGTTCTCGATCTCGAGATCGACAAGGGCAGGATCCGCGCCGTCATCACCGACAGGGGCCGCATCGAATGCGAGCGCGTTGTCGTCTGCGCCGGGCAATGGACGCGGGCTTTCGCGGCACGCTTCGGCGTCAACGTGCCGCTGGTCTCCGTCGAGCATCAATATCTCATCACCGAATCCTTCGGCGTTCCCTCGAACCTGCCGACGCTGCGTGACCCGGACAGGCTGACCTACTACAAGGAAGAGGTCGGCGGGCTGGTCATGGGCGGCTATGAGCCGAACCCGGTCCCCTGGGCGATCGACGGCATTCCCAACGACTTTCATTACACGCTGCTCGACAGCAATTTCGACCATTTCGAGCAGATCATGGAGCAGGCGCTTGCGCGCGTGCCGGGCCTGCAGACGGCGGGCGTGAAGCAGCTTCTGAACGGCCCCGAGAGTTTTACGCCCGATGGCAATTTCATTCTCGGAGAGGCGCCGGAACTGAAGAACTTCTTCGTCGGAGCCGGTTTCAATGCCTTCGGCATAGCCTCGGCCGGCGGGGCGGGCATGGCGCTCGCCGAATGGGTGGCGAAGGGCGAGCCGCCCTATGATCTCTGGCCGGTCGATATCCGCCGCTTCGGCCGTCCGCACTTCGATACCGACTGGGTCCGCACCCGCACACTCGAAGCCTATGGCAAGCACTACACCATGGCCTGGCCGTTCGAGGAGTATTCGAGTGGCCGCCCCTGCCGCAAGTCGCCGCTCTATGACCGGCTGAAGGCGCAGGGCGCGTGTTTCGGCGAAAAGCTCGGCTGGGAACGGCCGAACTGGTTCGCCGATCTCTTTACCGGCGAAGAGCCGAATGACGTCTATACCTACGGACGGCAGAACTGGTTCGATGCCGTGGGACGTGAGCACAAGGCGGTGCGCGAGGCGGCCGTCATTTTCGACCAGACCTCCTTTGCCAAATTCGTACTGAAGGGCCGCGATGCCGAGGCGGCGATCTCGTGGATTGCTTCAAACGACGTCGCCAAGCCTGTGGGCGCGCTGACCTATACGCAAATGCTGAACGACCGGGGCGGTATCGAATGCGATGTCACCGTGGCGCGTGTCGCCGAGAACGAGTTCTACATCACCACCGGCACCGGCTTTGCCACCCATGATTTCGACTGGATCGCCCGCAACATCCCGGCCGAGATGCATGCCGAGCTGGTGGACGTCACATCCGCCTATTCCGTGTTGTCGCTGATGGGGCCGCATTCACGCGCCGTGCTGGAGGCGGTGACGTCGGCCGATGTTTCCAATACTGCATTTCCCTTCGGCCGGGTGAAGACCATCGGCATCGATGGTTGCCCGGTCCGGGCGCTGCGCATCACATATGTCGGCGAGCTCGGCTACGAGCTGCATGTGCCAGTGGAATATGCCACCACGGTCTATGACACGCTGATGGCCGCCGGCCGCGATCATGGTCTCGTCAATGCCGGCTACCGCGCTATCGAAAGTTGCCGGCTGGAAAAAGGCTATCGTGCCTGGGGCTCCGATATTGGCCCTGATCACACGCCGGTGGAGGCAGGACTTGCCTGGGCGGTGAAGATGAAGAAGGGCACCGCCTTCCGGGGCCGCGCGGCCATCGAACGGCAACTGGCCTCGGGGATAAAGAAGATGCTCGCCTGCTTCGTGCCGGATGACCCCGAGATGGTGCTCCTCGGCCGCGAGACGATCTATCGCGACGGGCAGCGCGTCGGCTGGCTGTCGAGCGGCGGCTATGGCTACACGATCGGCAAGCCGATCGGCTATGGCTATGTCCGTGATCCCAACGGCGTTACCGAGGATTTCGTGCTTGGCGGCCGCTACGAGCTTGATGTCGCGCAGCGCCGCGTGCCGTGTCAGGTATCGCTGAAGCCGCTCTATGATCCGCAGATGGCGCGGATCAAGGGATGA
- a CDS encoding choline kinase family protein, with protein sequence MAVTPEDRIQALGIWHGPIEIAPLVGGITNRNYLVTDSGRRFVVRLGTDIPVHHISRTNEVAASRAAHAAGLSPAVIHHEPGILVLDYIDGKALAAEDIRDPSMLSRIVPLVRSCHLDVSQHFRGAAAIFWVFHVVRDYAALLEEGGSRHRSLLPSFLDSAARLEQAAGPFDIAFGHNDLLAANFLDDGKRLWLIDWDYAGFNSPLFDLGGLASNNDFSEDQETAMLEAYFEAPVSEDLRRRYQAMKCASLLRETMWSMVSEIHSEIDFDYSAYTSENLARFERAYQSFRNS encoded by the coding sequence ATGGCCGTAACACCCGAAGACAGAATACAGGCTCTTGGCATCTGGCACGGGCCGATCGAGATCGCTCCGCTGGTGGGCGGCATCACCAATCGTAATTATCTGGTTACGGATAGCGGGCGACGTTTCGTCGTCAGGCTCGGAACCGATATTCCGGTTCATCATATCAGCCGGACCAACGAGGTGGCGGCGAGCAGAGCCGCGCATGCGGCCGGGTTGTCGCCCGCCGTCATCCATCATGAGCCCGGGATACTCGTGCTCGACTATATCGACGGCAAGGCGCTTGCAGCCGAGGATATCCGCGATCCGTCGATGCTTTCGCGCATCGTGCCGCTCGTCCGCTCCTGCCATCTAGATGTTTCCCAGCATTTTCGCGGTGCCGCCGCGATCTTCTGGGTTTTCCATGTCGTACGCGACTACGCCGCCCTTCTCGAGGAAGGAGGGAGCAGGCATCGGTCATTGCTGCCTTCCTTCCTCGATAGTGCCGCGCGGCTGGAACAGGCGGCCGGCCCCTTCGACATCGCCTTCGGCCATAACGACCTGCTGGCGGCCAATTTTCTCGACGATGGCAAACGGCTTTGGTTGATCGATTGGGATTATGCCGGTTTCAACTCGCCGCTCTTCGATCTCGGCGGTCTCGCTTCCAACAATGATTTCTCCGAGGACCAGGAAACCGCGATGCTGGAAGCCTATTTCGAGGCGCCGGTGAGCGAGGATCTGCGCCGGCGCTATCAGGCGATGAAATGCGCGTCGCTATTGCGCGAGACGATGTGGAGCATGGTCTCGGAAATCCACTCCGAGATCGATTTCGATTATTCAGCCTATACGAGCGAAAATCTGGCGCGGTTTGAGCGCGCCTATCAATCATTCCGGAATTCTTGA
- a CDS encoding DeoR/GlpR family DNA-binding transcription regulator: MTGISQTPLHSNHREREILEELRLAGGASRIQFLAERLDVSEETIRRNIRSLEAHGLVTKVHGGVHIKDSMIEPPLHFRMNENAEAKRIIAARVATIIQDGDTIFLDIGSTTAFIAVALQKHQNLFVVTNAVAVAHALAARNGNRIFFAGGELRSHDGGAFGAEATSFLRRFNLRHAILSVGAVNATSGFMLHDLEEAEYSREAARRAENRIIVADSAKFGRSAPIIIDDPAIYSMMVTDDMPPPDIQAMLERNEIDLVIAGQRRAE, from the coding sequence ATGACGGGCATCTCGCAGACGCCGCTTCATTCGAACCATCGGGAACGCGAGATCCTGGAGGAGCTTCGGCTCGCCGGCGGCGCAAGCCGCATTCAGTTCCTCGCCGAGCGGCTGGATGTCTCGGAGGAAACCATCCGCCGCAATATCCGCAGCCTGGAGGCCCATGGCCTCGTCACCAAGGTTCACGGCGGCGTCCACATCAAGGACTCGATGATAGAGCCGCCGCTGCATTTCCGCATGAACGAAAATGCGGAGGCCAAACGCATCATCGCCGCCCGTGTCGCGACGATCATACAGGACGGCGACACGATCTTCCTCGATATCGGCTCCACTACCGCCTTCATCGCGGTCGCCCTGCAGAAGCACCAGAACCTGTTCGTTGTCACCAATGCCGTCGCCGTGGCGCATGCGCTGGCCGCCCGCAACGGCAACCGCATCTTCTTTGCCGGCGGCGAGTTGCGCAGCCATGACGGTGGTGCCTTCGGCGCGGAAGCGACCAGTTTCCTGCGCCGCTTCAATCTCCGTCATGCCATCCTGTCCGTCGGTGCCGTCAACGCCACCTCCGGCTTCATGCTGCACGATCTGGAGGAGGCCGAATATTCCCGCGAGGCGGCGCGGCGCGCCGAAAACCGCATCATCGTCGCCGACAGCGCCAAATTCGGCCGCAGCGCCCCCATCATCATCGACGATCCCGCCATCTACAGCATGATGGTCACCGACGACATGCCGCCGCCGGATATCCAGGCCATGCTCGAACGCAACGAGATCGACCTCGTGATCGCCGGCCAGCGCCGCGCGGAGTAG
- a CDS encoding Hint domain-containing protein yields the protein MAIYTWTNHDLNNIWIDPANWSPNGLPDFGDSIVVDNGDTITPYFGHQPDIGSLFLSPTSTLSIYGGFRQTWIKIDGPITGGGGIFVSALSYLEAGSGVTSAVGWVYVAGSYQWGGSGSSQVVTLADGARFNFSTQFGGTIYQQGTGATTIAYNGPGAVSSISVDGQIATFVTTAGDFTLNFAANLNPSTFILDAATGTIVVCFVTGTLIQTTRGDIPVEELRVGDVVVTASSQQRPIRWIGSAELDCANARDPSACWPIRIAAGALGPNKPAHDLFVSPAHGIRTTVVTDVLIPASALVNGATIVQAECERVTYWHVELDEHDILVTNGLPTESYIDHGNRVFFSRTTDDSIQLLKNGGARCLTYVSKGLLVEAVRMQLHARALDLGWALSDDPFANVHLVADGQRIDPVIDDWRAKFHVPASVSELWLASEWGAPNLIGSSGDGRRLGVCISKLVIDDDVTGARHISADDERLVDGFHYVEDGNRRWTSGLTRLPSSLWEGCRWPFSLTIDLAGPAVPRWISPAFSEDSVIAAPSMEMA from the coding sequence ATGGCAATCTACACTTGGACAAACCACGACCTCAACAATATTTGGATAGATCCCGCCAATTGGTCCCCGAACGGTCTTCCGGACTTTGGAGATTCTATTGTCGTTGATAACGGCGATACCATTACCCCTTATTTTGGTCATCAGCCTGATATCGGCAGCCTTTTTCTTTCGCCCACCAGCACCCTCAGCATTTATGGCGGCTTCCGCCAAACTTGGATAAAGATAGATGGACCGATTACCGGCGGCGGCGGTATCTTCGTTAGCGCCCTGTCCTACCTCGAAGCCGGCAGCGGAGTAACCTCTGCCGTCGGTTGGGTATATGTTGCGGGGAGCTATCAATGGGGCGGATCGGGTTCCTCTCAAGTGGTTACGCTGGCCGATGGCGCACGCTTCAATTTTTCAACGCAATTCGGCGGAACTATCTATCAGCAAGGTACCGGTGCGACCACCATCGCATACAACGGCCCAGGGGCAGTCTCGAGCATTTCAGTCGACGGTCAGATTGCGACATTCGTCACAACCGCCGGTGATTTTACGCTCAACTTCGCGGCCAATCTCAACCCTTCGACGTTTATACTGGATGCCGCGACCGGAACGATCGTCGTTTGTTTTGTCACGGGGACGCTCATCCAAACGACGAGAGGAGACATTCCCGTCGAAGAGCTGCGGGTTGGAGACGTCGTCGTCACGGCATCCTCACAACAACGTCCCATCCGGTGGATCGGAAGCGCTGAGCTGGATTGCGCCAATGCCCGAGATCCGAGCGCATGCTGGCCGATCCGGATTGCCGCTGGAGCCCTCGGGCCGAACAAGCCTGCGCATGACCTTTTTGTTTCTCCGGCGCATGGTATCCGCACCACCGTCGTGACCGACGTTCTGATACCCGCTTCGGCGCTTGTGAACGGAGCGACAATTGTCCAGGCCGAATGTGAGAGGGTGACATACTGGCATGTCGAACTGGACGAGCACGATATTCTTGTGACGAATGGACTGCCGACCGAGAGTTACATCGACCATGGGAATCGCGTTTTCTTTTCCCGGACGACGGACGATTCGATCCAGTTGCTGAAGAACGGTGGAGCTAGATGCCTAACCTATGTCTCAAAGGGGCTTCTCGTCGAGGCCGTTCGGATGCAGCTTCACGCGCGCGCCCTCGATTTGGGCTGGGCCCTGAGCGACGATCCCTTTGCCAATGTGCATCTGGTTGCCGACGGACAACGCATCGATCCCGTCATCGACGACTGGCGGGCGAAGTTTCATGTGCCGGCCTCGGTGTCCGAACTGTGGCTCGCCTCGGAATGGGGTGCGCCAAACCTGATCGGCTCCTCCGGTGATGGCCGCCGGCTTGGTGTCTGCATCTCGAAGCTGGTCATCGATGATGACGTGACAGGTGCCAGGCATATCTCAGCGGATGACGAGCGGCTGGTCGATGGCTTCCATTATGTCGAGGACGGAAATCGGCGTTGGACTTCCGGGCTTACACGCTTGCCTTCATCTCTGTGGGAAGGTTGCCGGTGGCCCTTTTCCCTGACTATCGATCTTGCCGGTCCGGCCGTGCCGCGCTGGATTTCGCCGGCGTTTTCCGAAGATTCCGTGATCGCCGCGCCTTCGATGGAAATGGCTTAG
- a CDS encoding LysR substrate-binding domain-containing protein, whose product MTFEQLVIFVAVAEREHLTHAAEAIHLTPSAVSSAIKNLEAYYGVELFHRVGRRIELTETGRTFLGEARATLARVRSAELMLSELGGLQRGRLSLCASQTIASYWLPPVLMRFHRDYPGIELDLTIGNTRTVTEAVIEGTAELGFVEGEVDVPALSMKVVAQDALVIVVPPDHPWADGRTLSATDLATGSSWVMREEGSGTRSEFENAIAKLGASPRDLSIALVLPSNEAVLSAVCSGQSAAAISSAAVGAYLGQGLLVQAAFDLPVRSFRLLRHKERHASKAALTLEAMCKG is encoded by the coding sequence ATGACCTTCGAGCAACTCGTCATTTTCGTCGCCGTCGCCGAGCGGGAGCATCTGACGCACGCGGCGGAGGCCATCCATCTGACCCCGTCGGCGGTCAGTTCGGCGATCAAGAACCTCGAAGCCTATTACGGCGTCGAGCTGTTTCATCGGGTCGGCCGTCGGATCGAGTTGACGGAGACCGGCCGCACCTTTCTCGGCGAGGCCAGGGCGACGCTGGCGCGTGTGCGGTCTGCCGAACTCATGCTCTCCGAACTCGGCGGCCTGCAGCGCGGCCGGCTCAGCCTATGTGCAAGCCAGACCATCGCCAGCTACTGGCTGCCGCCCGTGCTGATGCGGTTCCATCGTGATTACCCCGGTATCGAACTCGACCTGACGATCGGCAATACCCGCACGGTCACCGAGGCGGTGATCGAGGGCACTGCCGAACTGGGCTTCGTCGAGGGTGAGGTGGACGTGCCGGCCCTGTCGATGAAAGTCGTGGCGCAGGATGCGCTGGTGATCGTCGTGCCGCCGGATCACCCCTGGGCCGACGGACGGACGCTTTCCGCAACCGATCTTGCCACGGGCAGCTCATGGGTGATGCGCGAGGAAGGGTCGGGCACCCGATCGGAATTTGAAAACGCCATCGCGAAGCTCGGCGCCTCGCCTCGTGATCTCAGTATCGCGCTGGTCCTACCGTCGAACGAGGCCGTGCTGTCGGCGGTCTGCTCAGGTCAGAGTGCCGCAGCAATCTCCAGTGCGGCGGTCGGGGCCTATCTCGGACAGGGTTTGCTGGTGCAAGCAGCCTTCGACCTGCCTGTCCGAAGCTTCCGTCTGCTGCGCCACAAGGAACGCCATGCCAGCAAGGCGGCGTTGACGCTGGAAGCCATGTGCAAGGGTTGA
- a CDS encoding YeiH family protein, with amino-acid sequence MPLFQRSAIILPGLALTGAVALLTYAGERLEIGIFGGRWIESIVLAIALGIVVCTVTPLKPTFRPGIDFSAKILLEIAIVLLGASISLSAIDQAGVWLIAGIAIVVVLSIAATYAIGRLLGLSPKLATLIACGNSICGNSAIVAIAPVIEAGSEETAAALAFTAVLGIAAVFLLPLLYFHVGMSVGQYGVLAGLTVYAVPQVLAATAPVGLLAVQTGTVVKLIRVLMLGPVIFLLGIITKTETAATDGHMIHHRSLVPWFISGFLGLMALRSFGLIPDTLVAPMALVSNILTVIAMAALGLSVNIRSVAHAGGRVIAAATLSLMALGIISYALIAALQIH; translated from the coding sequence ATGCCCCTTTTTCAACGAAGCGCGATCATCCTGCCCGGCCTCGCCCTCACCGGCGCCGTGGCGCTTCTTACCTATGCCGGCGAACGCCTCGAAATCGGCATCTTCGGTGGCAGGTGGATCGAGAGCATAGTGCTGGCCATTGCGCTCGGTATCGTCGTCTGCACCGTCACGCCGCTAAAGCCCACCTTCCGCCCCGGCATCGATTTCAGCGCCAAGATCCTGCTGGAAATCGCCATCGTCCTGCTGGGCGCCTCGATCAGCCTCTCAGCGATCGATCAGGCCGGTGTCTGGCTGATCGCCGGCATCGCCATCGTCGTCGTGCTGTCGATTGCCGCGACCTATGCCATCGGCCGGCTGCTTGGTCTGTCCCCGAAGCTCGCGACGCTGATCGCCTGCGGCAATTCCATTTGCGGCAACTCGGCCATCGTCGCCATCGCCCCGGTCATCGAGGCGGGCTCGGAAGAAACCGCTGCAGCCCTCGCCTTCACCGCCGTGCTCGGCATCGCCGCAGTCTTCTTGCTGCCGCTTCTCTATTTCCACGTCGGCATGAGCGTTGGGCAATATGGCGTACTGGCCGGCCTGACCGTCTATGCCGTGCCGCAGGTGCTTGCCGCCACCGCGCCTGTCGGTCTGCTGGCCGTGCAGACCGGCACGGTGGTCAAGCTCATCCGCGTGCTGATGCTCGGCCCGGTCATCTTCCTGCTCGGCATCATCACTAAGACCGAAACGGCTGCCACGGACGGCCATATGATCCATCACCGTTCGTTGGTCCCATGGTTCATCAGTGGCTTTCTGGGGCTGATGGCGCTGCGCTCCTTTGGCCTGATCCCGGATACGCTGGTTGCACCGATGGCACTGGTTTCGAACATACTGACGGTGATTGCCATGGCGGCGCTCGGCCTGTCGGTAAACATCCGCTCTGTCGCCCATGCCGGCGGCCGGGTGATCGCGGCAGCAACGCTGTCGCTGATGGCTCTCGGCATCATCAGCTACGCGCTGATCGCCGCGCTGCAGATCCACTAG